The window CCAGAAATCCCGTAACACCACCTGATTATGGACACGTTCGACGGATTCGACCAGGGGCAGAAAATATGACTCAAAATCCGTTACTGTCTCAAGCCAGCTCCGAAACTCCCTCACCAGGCGTGGGCGTAATAACCACATACCAAATTGGGCCATACCTTTATACCGTTCTGGCGAGTAACTCTGCCCTTGCTTCAAATAACCCGCCAGTTTATCACTGGCATCCCCTGGCATGTTCCCATTCCACACCGACATTTCAAACCAAAACTCCGGGTTCTGACGCCGAGCCTCAGCTTGCATAAAAACCCAGTTCATCGCTTCGATTTGCGGGCTAAAAACGGTGTAATCAGTAATTGCGCTCCAATTAAAAACATAATACGGCACTGAGCATCCATCCCAAGCTAAAGCGGCAGGGTCAATTCGGCCTCTGTTATAAAGCGAATACTCTTGCCAACCTGCCCAACGCGCAAAATGCGCCGGCCCAAAGGCGTTGTAACCGATAAAGATGGCTTTGGCCCGCCAGTTTTCGTTGCTTAGGCCTTCTCTTAACCCTTCTTGAATCGCTCTGTAACGCTCGATCCAGCCCTCAGCAGTAACTTGCCGCTTAAGTTCATCGCTCCGATCTGCGCCGTATTTTTCAACATAACGTCTATCTTCTTGCAAACGATTCCAAGGCAGCTTAACGTGCTCATTATTCGACACGAACAGAATGTAGGGAGGATCAGGGTATAGCTCTTGCAACTTCTTCATTATCCGGCTATCAGTCCAACGCCGCCCCAGGTCACGCCAAGCTCTAACCCCTCCCACAGGCGAAACTTCGCGGCTAATTTTCCCATCCAGAGTAACTACATTTGGATTTTCATTGGCAGGTAAGGACAGATAACGGTCTTCGACTGAGAGCCAGATTTCCCATTGCGTGCTAACGAGAGCAATCGGAAGTTTTAACACCGCAGCTTTCTTGATGGCCGCTTCGTAATACTCGACCCAATAAGGATTGTCCGGCTGAATATTCCAATTCGCCAGCAGAAACCAGGGGAGAATATGCTTGCCCTGCTCCATCAATTTAATTTGATATGTAGGGCTGAATCCGTTTGGCGCTTCCCCGAGGTTCCAATGCCCCACCAGAGGCAATGGATAACCTACCCCCTCATTCGTTTGCGCCGAGGCTGTAAGCACCCGCGTACCCGGCAATGCCAAGCAGCCAAATACTATCAAAATATTGATAACACACTTTTTCATCTAACACCTTTCCGGGGCACCAGCCAATCACTACCATTCACTATAAGGAGGCCCAAACGAGCGTCCCAGCTTTTGCCCGAACAAAATCTGGCAGTAGGCAGCCACCAAACGCCTGCAAAAACGCGTGTATTCACCGGTTTTCTCCGAATTAAAACTCAAATAAGCACGTAAGTACAAAATCGCCAGCGAAAATGCTGCGTATGCCCAAGCCTCAAAGCGTTTACCGATCTTATAAAGATAGTACACTGAGTTCCTGCGCAATAAAAAGCTAACCATACTTGTCATATGGTATCCGTTCATTTGCTGCTCATGCACAATACTATCAATCGGCAAATATTGTACTTTCCAGCCCGCAGAGCGCGCACGATAATCAAAATCAGCATCTTCGATATACATGAAGATTGCTTCATCAAACAAACCGACTGCGCGTAAACAGGAACCGCGCAAAAGCACGCATACGCCATTCAAGACTTCCGCGTCCACTATGCTATCCTGCGACTTCATGAATGCTGCCGGCGCCAAACGGTAAGCAAACCAGTTCCATAAATTCCGCCAAAAACCCGGCGCGTAGAGCACTGTGTTTTGCACGTTATCGCTAGCCCGCAAATAA is drawn from Acidobacteriota bacterium and contains these coding sequences:
- a CDS encoding glycosyltransferase family 2 protein encodes the protein MGESAEPLVAIVVLAYNCTKKVVRCLTSLNKLSYSNYQVIVVDNKSADDVETKVTVEFPQAIFIQSGANLGYTGGNNLGITYALAQKAEYVLILNPDTVVLNPDFIGDVVAYCELHPQIGVAGPRVYLRASDNVQNTVLYAPGFWRNLWNWFAYRLAPAAFMKSQDSIVDAEVLNGVCVLLRGSCLRAVGLFDEAIFMYIEDADFDYRARSAGWKVQYLPIDSIVHEQQMNGYHMTSMVSFLLRRNSVYYLYKIGKRFEAWAYAAFSLAILYLRAYLSFNSEKTGEYTRFCRRLVAAYCQILFGQKLGRSFGPPYSEW